From a region of the Tursiops truncatus isolate mTurTru1 chromosome 13, mTurTru1.mat.Y, whole genome shotgun sequence genome:
- the SF3A1 gene encoding splicing factor 3A subunit 1, translated as MPAGPVQAVPPPPPAATEPKQPTEEEASSKEDSTPSKPVVGIIYPPPEVRNIVDKTASFVARNGPEFEARIRQNEINNPKFNFLNPNDPYHAYYRHKVSEFKEGKAQEPSAAIPKVMQQQQQQATQQQLPQKVQAQVIQETIVPKEPPPEFEFIADPPSISAFDLDVVKLTAQFVARNGRQFLTQLMQKEQRNYQFDFLRPQHSLFNYFTKLVEQYTKILIPPKGLFTKLKKEAENPREVLDQVCYRVEWAKFQERERKKEEEEKEKERVAYAQIDWHDFVVVETVDFQPNEQGNFPPPTTPEELGARILIQERYEKFGESEEVEMEVESDEEDEKQEKAEEPPSQLDQDTQVQDMDEGSDDEEEGQKVPPPPETPMPPPLPPTPDQVIVRKDYDPKASKPLPPAPAPDEYLVSPITGEKIPASKMQEHMRIGLLDPRWLEQRDRSLRDKQSDDEVYAPGLDIESSLKQLAERRTDIFGVEETAIGKKIGEEEIQKPEEKVTWDGHSGSMARTQQAAQANITLQEQIEAIHKAKGLVPEDDTKEKIGPSKPNEIPQQPPPPSSATNIPSSAPPITSVPRPPAMPPPVRTTVVSAVPVMPRPPMASVVRLPPGSVIAPMPPIIHAPRINVVPMPPSAPPIMAPRPPPMIVPTAFVPAPPVAPVPAPAPMPPVHPPPPMEDEPASKKLKTEDSLMPEEEFLRRNKGPVSIKVQVPNMQDKTEWKLNGQVLVFTLPLTDQVSVIKVKIHEATGMPAGKQKLQYEGIFIKDSNSLAYYNMANGAIIHLALKERGGRKK; from the exons CCCACAGAAGAGGAAGCATCTTCAAAGGAGGATTCTACCCCTTCCAAGCCAGTGGTGGGTATTATTTACCCTCCTCCAGAGGTCAGGAATATCGTTGACAAGACTGCCAGCTTCGTGGCCAG aaaCGGACCTGAATTTGAAGCTAGGATACGACAGAACGAGATCAACAACCCCAAGTTCAACTTCCTGAACCCCAATGACCCTTACCATGCCTACTACCGCCACAAGGTCAGCGAGTTCAAGGAGGGGAAAGCCCAGGAGCCCTCGGCTGCCATCCCCAAGGTcatgcagcagcagcagcagcaagccACCCAGCAGCAGCTGCCCCAGAAG GTTCAAGCCCAAGTGATCCAAGAGACCATCGTGCCCAAAGAGCCCCCTCCCGAGTTCGAGTTCATTGCAGACCCCCCCTCTATCTCAGCCTTCGACCTGGACGTGGTGAAGCTGACGGCTCAGTTTGTGGCCAGGAATGGGCGCCAGTTTCTGACCCAGCTGATGCAGAAAGAGCAGCGCAACTACCAATTTGACTTCCTTCGCCCGCAACACAGCCTTTTCAACTACTTCACGAAGCTGGTGGAACAGTATACCAAG ATCTTGATTCCACCCAAAGGCTTATTTACCAAActcaagaaagaggcagagaaccCCCGGGAAGTTTTGGACCAG GTATGTTACCGAGTGGAGTGGGCCAAGTTTCAGGAGcgtgagaggaagaaggaagaggaggagaaggaaaaggaacggGTGGCCTATGCTCAGATTGACTGGCATGATTTTGTGGTGGTGGAAACAGTGGACTTCCAACCCAATGAGCAAG GGaacttccctccccccaccaccccagagGAGCTGGGGGCCCGAATCCTCATTCAGGAGCGCTACGAGAAGTTTGGGGAGAGTGAGGAGGTTGAGATGGAGGTCGAGTCTGATGAGGAGGACGAGAAACAGGAGAAGGCGGAGGAGCCTCCGTCCCAGCTGGACCAGGACACCCAAGTGCAAGACATGGATGAG GGTTCAGATGATGAAGAAGAAGGGCAGAAAGTGCCCCCACCTCCAGAGACACCCATGCCACCGCCTCTGCCCCCAACTCCAGACCAGGTCATTGTCCGGAAGGACTATGACCCAAAAG CTTCCAAgcccctgcctccagcccctgctCCAGATGAATATCTCGTGTCCCCCATAACTGGGGAGAAGATCCCTGCCAGCAAAATGCAGGAACACATGCGCATTGGGCTTCTTGACCCCCGTTGGCTGGAGCAGCGAGATCGCTCCCTTCGTGACAAGCAGAGTGATGATGAGGTGTACGCACCAG GTCTGGATATTGAGAGCAGCTTGAAACAGCTGGCTGAGCGGCGTACCGACATCTTTGGTGTAGAGGAAACGGCCATTGGTAAGAAGATTGGCGAGGAGGAGAtccagaagccagaggaaaag GTGACCTGGGATGGCCATTCCGGCAGCATGGCCCGGACCCAGCAGGCTGCCCAGGCCAATATCACCCTCCAGGAGCAGATCGAGGCCATCCACAAGGCTAAGGGCTTGGTGCCAGAAGATGATACCAAAGAGAAGATTGGCCCCAGCAAGCCCAATGAAATCCCCCAGCAGCCACCACCTCCGTCTTCAGCCACCAACATCCCCagctcagccccacccattacCTCGGTGCCCCGGCCACCTGCG ATGCCACCTCCCGTCCGTACCACAGTTGTGTCTGCAGTACCCGTCATGCCCCGGCCCCCGATGGCATCAGTGGTCCGACTGCCTCCCGGTTCGGTGATCGCCCCCATGCCACCGATCATCCATGCGCCCAGGATCAACGTGGTGCCCATGCCTCCCTCGGCCCCTCCTATCATGGCACCCCGCCCACCACCCATGATTGTGCCGACAG CTTTCGTGCCAGCACCACCTGTGGCACCCGTCCCAGCTCCAGCCCCTATGCCGCCTGTCCACCCACCACCTCCCATGGAAGATGAGCCTGCCTCCAAGAAACTGAAGACTGAGGACAGCCTCATGCCAGAAGAGGAGTTTCTACGCAGAAACAAG GGTCCAGTGTCCATCAAAGTCCAGGTGCCCAACATGCAGGATAAGACGGAATGGAAGCTGAACGGACAGGTGCTGGTCTTCACCCTCCCACTCACAGACCAG GTCTCTGTCATCAAGGTGAAGATTCACGAAGCCACGGGCATGCCGGCAGGGAAACAGAAGCTGCAGTATGAG GGCATTTTCATCAAGGATTCCAACTCGCTGGCTTACTATAACATGGCTAACGGTGCCATCATCCACCTGGCGCTCAAGGAGAGAGGCGGGAGGaagaagtag